ataagATTGAATTTTTTCCTCCAGATATTTAAAGCTTTTCACCTCAAAATTGTCAAGCGCTTTCTCACAAACTTTTTGAGCaaagaaaataacttaaaattctaactttttaaaaataattcagtcTTTTCTCATAAATATGTTACTTgcataaattaaacaaaaaaacccatgaTAATTCATAGATTCATGTTTCTAAAttggaaaatgttttcattgatttgtgatatttaaaattaaacattttgagcatttttttactgtttgaaaAACCAAGCTTTTTCTgcataaatgtacttttaaacataaatttaaTTCTCAATATGGGTGTTTTCCAGgaattttacaactttttagattttttttttttttagttttttttttagactcaAATTTTAATTcgtatttttgtaaatttaccAAAATGACTTTGATCAGCAGGCCACAAGCTAGTTCAAAGTTTTCTGTGCTATATGAATGCTATCATCATGCCATCATTCAGTACTTCATTTACACCTTATTGTGCTAACTGTTTACATGCTAATGTTGAACCAGGTATGACCTCAGCACATCGCTCATTCTACAATAAAGGAATATTTGGTCTTACAGCAACACTTGTGTTAACAAGCTCCAGAAATTCTAAAAGCAAACTGTTGGTTTTCTCCAGCTGAACTCTCAGGATGATAACGGCGTGCTTGTCGGGAACTGGAGTGATGATTACTCCATGGGCCGGCCTCCAACAGCTTGGACTGGCAGCGTTCAGATTCTGCTGCAGTACGTCAACACCGGGGTCCCTGTCTGCTTCGCCCAGTGCTGGGTGTTTGCTGGGGTCTTTAACACATGTAAGCTCTGTAAATAagtttaccttttttaaaatatttcatagcAGTCACTACACTGGAATATTTCATCCTATTGCAGTGCTGCGTTGCCTTGGCATCCCAGCAAGAGTCATCACCAACTTCAGCTCAGCCCATGACAACACGGGCAACCTGAAGACCGACCTGATCTTCAATCCGGACAACACACCTAACCGACGCGCTACGAGGGACTCCATCTGGTTCGTCCATCAGCTTTTCAACCATGTCATATCCATCCCTCCTCTTCTGGCCAATTTTAGCTTCTCTAATCCATGTATTGGCCATCGTAAAAAGTTGATGTTTTCTCTGTAGGAACTACCACTGCTGGAACGAGGTGTTCATCCACCGTTACGACCTCCCGCCTGGCCTCAGTGGCTGGCAGGTTGTGGATGCCACACCACAGGAGACCAGCGATGGTGAGCCACTCAGATAAAGACCTAAAATAGAGACTAAGGGATAACTAAGTACGCAGAGATTCACTTAGCCATTGTTTTTGAATTACAGGACATTACCGCTGTGGTCCATCCTCTGTCGCTGCCATCAAGGAAGGCGTGCTGGGTCATCCGTTTGACAGTGGATTCGTCTTTGCTGAggtttgttatttgttttttaggGGGGGAAATGAAAGCACGATACCATAAGGTATGGCATGAAACACATTTCTTCCCTCCATCTCCAGGTGAACAGTGACGTGGTCTGCTATAAACGGGATCGTTACGGTGCCGAGACGGTGACAAGGGTTCTGAAGACTCACGTTGGACAAATGATCTTGACTAAAGCTGTGGGTGGCTGGTCAGCCGTGGACGTCACACACACCTACAAATACCCTGAAGGTAGAACAACAGTACCAAATGGAAAAttgaaaagattaaaaacaaaattacagcCAAGAGTGaactatttttgattttttttttttttttttttttttttgctcaggTAGTTTAGAGGACAGCAGGACAATGGAAAGAGCTGAGCAATACGGCCTTGCAATGGATCATTCTGAGCTGGCTGAGCCTCAGATTACCATGTCCATCAGCTGTGAGCCGGTAACACACCAAACACCAacgtttaaaatgatgatttatcCATGCTTTTATCCACCTTTGTCCATCAGTCAATCCACCCTCGATCGCTTTATTTAGGTTGGATTTGACTTGATCTGAAACCATCCTAGCTTCCAACATCACTCATTTATGGAAATACTAACTAcacttttattatttcaatCCATTCACCAATCCAACAATACATCAATTCAACGATCAATCTGCCATTCAGTCCATCCACCATTTAATCTACTTAATAATCAATCCACCTATTTAAACCTCCAATGATCTATCCATTAATCTATCTATccaattatccatccatcaagcTATCCATGCATCTACCAATCTACTCATCCATCTGTCCGACCatctatcaatctatccatccatcatccatccacaaTCCACCAATCCACCAATCTATTTTACACTCCATCCATTCACCAATACATCAATCCAATTACCCATCCACTGATAAATCCATCCAACGATCCAACCATCTATCAAACTATTCATCAAGAAATCCATTTACTTAACAATCCATCAATTTAACTATTCATCCACCAATCAATCTATTCTACAATCTGCCCATCCAACAATCAACCAATCCAatgatccatccatcaatccatccaacATTCCTTCCATTCACCAAATCATTCACCCAAGGATCCATGCATTCACCAACAATCGATCCATCTTTCTGGAAATCCTTCCACCATCACTGAAGTTACACCTGTTGAAGGCCCAaccttgtgttttgtttgttaatccatccatccattaatgcATTCGTCCATCCACTGATGTACTTGcccctccatccatacacataTTTACTATTAATCTATATATTTACTGACCTTTCTGTGTACCCCTCATCCATGAATTATTTCCTCATTCACTGCAGTCAGTCAGCTCTTGTTCCTTATGTTAATGAAAGTGTTTATCTATCCATATGTCCACCCTATGTCAAAATGAATCAGCCCATACATCTCTTTAATTGTTTCGAATCTCACTCTTGAATCTCTTCCTCCATCGtttccatccctccatccatctctctGCAGGTCAAACTGTCTGAGGACGTGGACCTTGCCGTGGATTTCCGCAACGAGGGTGACTTCCCCCAAACGGTGAAAGCTCACCTGGCTGCATCTGTGACTTTCTACACTGGAGTCACCGCCAGTCACTTCAAAGACCACAAATTCACTGTGACTGTGCCTGCCCACCAGAGTGAGAAAGGCCTCAGAACAAATACTGTTACATAAAGGTTTAGGAATAAACTCAGAACCTTAGAGAATTCTGTTTGTGTTACAGCGGAGCGTGTGAACCTGAAGGTAACCGCTCAGGAGTACCTCCCTCACCTGGGCAATCAGAGCTGTCTGCAGTTTATTGTGACTGGACAGGCTGATGACCAATCACTGACCGCCATCAAAGTGGTCGAGCTGCAGGCCACCAACCTCACCGTGATGGTAAAGAAAACACGAATACACTCATCAAATACAGTTACTCAAAGTTCATGTGAGAAACTTTAGACCGAAACATGGACGTAGTCTCAGAGCATTTTCACAGTAGACACAGTTGTTTCATCCCATGTCAGTCCCAGGTCTGTGCACAGCGTTTTAGAAATATGGAGGTTCAATATTAAGTTTTTATTGTTAGAAAActcaaaagtgcattttgggcacagatttttttttcctttaaaacctgtttttgtGCTCAAATTGCCTTTGTGTGCTTACTTTGTGCTCAAGCGTCTGTTTACTTTCAAATCCTGTAGAAGGACTGAAATTGCTGTAGTTGTAGCAGATCTGGTAATTTTGGTACTGTTTTGGTCATTTCAACCTTAAAAATCTTTTGTGATGTTTGTAGGTGAGCGGACACCTTGAGGTGCAGCAGGAGATGTTCGTGACTGTCTCCTTCACCAACCCCTACAGCTTTGCTCTGCTGAATGCCAGCCTGTCCATGGAGGGACCCGGACTCATGAGCTACAGGACTCGCCACTATGAGTACGATCACGTCTGATGACTAATGATGCTGTTTATACCTGAACTTGTATTCACGCCCTTTTTGTGTTTCAGCACCATTGAGCCTCAAGCTTCAATCACCTGGAAGGAGTCCTTCATCCCCCGGCTGGATGGACCCCGCCGTCTTGTGGTTGTGATGGTTTGCGACAACCTCCACCAGGTAACATCCACAACTTTTTCTACTGATTTGACCATTTCTGATGTCTTTTTAGTCATGTCAAACTTTATTTGGAAACCACAAAATGAATTCCACTGGAATGATGAGAGATTAAATTGCTGGACAACAAAATTTACCAtcagacatttcaaaatataacGAACCCTGATTAAAATTTTCATATGAATGGCAAAAACTCAGGGTGGAAGTGCTACTAACAATGAAAAAGCAGTAATGaaggtctgtgtgtctgttagTCACTGGATTTCCTTTTCTGAATGAAGAAGACTTCTTGTTTAGAAAattaagaaatgaaaagaagtgggtatttgacattacttttaaaatacatttgtcACAATTGAAATTTgattgtattaaaaaaataataattgcaGTTGAAATTTGAGTTTAcattctttaaaaaagtaaatttatcactgtaattttttttagattattatttaaaaatacagttattTCAATAGAAAATTtggttgattttcttttttaaaaacacagtagGTATTTGAGATgacttttaaatatatataaaattattgcaattaaaatttgagtttatatttttttaaaaatagaattattacaattgaaaaataagtttatatgctttttaaaaatacaattattgcaattgaaatatgagtttatattcttctttaaataatgattactattgaaaatttatgttaaaaaaaagcaaagtgtTGGCTTCCTTTTTAGTAAATAAAACTTTTGaggttttattgaacagagttctcaactttaaaacaagaagtaaacagtggAGACGTGAAGCGCTGGTCTGTACCGATAATATTGTGTTAGTGTTTTGGATGAGAGCCCCCTAGTGGAGAAATTTCACATTCTGTGTGTTTAATGCATTGTCTAAGCAGGGTTGTAGATGTCTTTTCAATATAAAAATGCTTACTAGGAAGTTAAGTCTcttcaaactttatttacaaaGCAAAAATAAGCATCAAgtactttttcctttttcttcccATCAGACAACATTGAAAAACTGTCATCATAAactttgaaactttttaaattttccattaaaaaacaaaaagcaaaaaatggatggatgggggtTTAAAATCTATAAAGTTAGTCTGTGGGGAAGCCTAACCTAAGTTTTGGTGGCATACAATGAATGCTAGTGAACAAAACCCGTCTCTgaatgtgaaaaacaaaacaaaacaaaacattttgtttatattttgtgacttttttctcaaaatgcagAATGAGAATCATCCCTCTTTCCTTTTcaaactttattcattttcGGCCATTACAAGCtgaattattgtatttttaaatgaacatcaaTAGCTATCATTATTTCAGTTCTTTACGGGTtaactcaagaaaaaaaaacaaaacaatgaccaAAACATATTTAGACCTTCTTTCTGACTTCATTCTTCTTTCTGTAGGTGATAACCTTACTGcctaaataacaaaaaagaataaattaatATTCAACCTAATCTTCTGCCTTGTTTTTCAGGTTTGGGGAGAGGCTGATGTTGAAATAGCTCCCATGAAGGTGACTGGTCCACAGGGGTGAGGGCCCGCCCCTCTCTATTGAGCTTTCACTAATCAGAGCAGCTTCAAATGTAGTGGGCGGAGCCAACAATACTGCAGTTTTCTTTTGATAGTGATACTCTCTTTCTTTAAATCAAGATACAAATCAAGAATTTCAAAACTTATCTAGACTGATGAGGCAGGTCTGGATTAAAGTTTTCAGTAAAATCTACTGTACTGtgtttacagtcaatataggctgtTCTCTAaagccttggttctcaacttgtgGCTCAAGTGTTCAAGTATTTTAATGGCTTCATGTAAAATGTATGGAATAAATATGAAGTTCAAATGGAAAATCTGCCAAAAATGTAACAGTAGTTCAACTCTGAACTcttaaatcagataaataacaaaaacaaacatcagtttacattttcatatatTCTGGAACATTTATCATCAAAGTTAAGGTGACTGATTCTTCATATTGTTATATCAAGTTTCCCTTTGAACAGCCAATTTAacctttaataaaaaataaatctagaaTTGTCTGTGATTAATTGGGGTTGCAAATatataaacaaatgtttttttttagttataaaAATAGCTTAATTCCCTTATCCCTGTAGTGATGTCCCTAGTCCTCACAGTCTCCTCTCAGTCTAgatattaaatgttttcaatgattttaaatgaaaaaaatgtgatttttgtctttctctttgtgttttcttctgttATTAATGCTGAAACTTTCTACTAACAATAAAAGCAAATTCAAAACCCTCTGAAAGTGtcgcagacttttattttgaaatccatCACAGTCAGCTGTAATGGTGAAACAAATAATGCCGAGGAATAACGAGTGGTCTATGTCTTGCAAGTTAAAGCCCTGAATGCAAAATATTACAGGAGTAAAAGGAGAAAATTTTAGGTCTATCAAtgtagtttggtgatatttaacataaatgaggTTGACTAAAGTAGAGCAGACTGCATACCATGGACTGATATATTTGAAAACGATAGGTGATGAACATCTGAttagaataaaacaaacttaGTCTCAAGGACTGTGAGAGTGTTAGTAAGTATTCACGACTATCCGTGAGTCTCCAAATATAGGTCATTCTACTTGGTATGTCTGAAAAAAGATGCTATCAGACCCAACAACCGGTTGTTTCATCCTTAgcggcaacaactgcaaacaagcatttgtgataactgtcaatgactctttcacatcactgtggaggaaggttgacccactcttctttacagaattgttttgattcagccacattggagggttttccagcatgagcagactgtttaaggtcatgccacagcatctcaatcaggtttaagtccagactttgaccaGGTCAttccaaaacattcatttaggttttttagtccattcagaggtggacttgctggtgtgtttgggatcattgtccttcTCCATAACCCAAGTATTCTTGAGCATGAGGTCATTAACTGATGGCCAGAacttctccttcaggatttgctagagagcagaattcatggttccatcaataagtgttccaggtcctggtccagaccatcacactaccaccaccatgtttgactgctggtctgatgttcttttgatgaaatgctgtgttagttttactccgcATGGAGCtagacacacaccttccaaaacttttgtctggtcagtccacagaaaatTTCCCTAacgtcttggggatcatcagcatgttttcagtcaaatattagacgagtctttgtgttcttgttagttagcagtggttttggacttgaaactctcccatgatgccatttttgtccagtctctttcttattgttgaatcatgaactctgaccataactgagtcaagtgaggcctgcaggtctttagatgttgttctgggttctgttgggacctcctggatgagtcatccatgccctcttggagtcattttggttggccaaccactcctgggaaggttcaccactgttctccatttgtggataatggctctcagcatggTTGTCTGGCATCCCAAAATAACTCTCAAAACATGAATTTTCCTAATATTTTCataatcatgaaaaaatattattcctgattaacacatttcatttgtttatttctcttttgtATGTGCCATGCATTATTTCAGTCAGCAGGTCAGGAGTCACTGCAGTTCTGACTTGCACCACTAAAGGGCACTAGCAGCTTTTTATCCACAACTCTCTGACCTCTTTAGAGCAACAGATTtagattttcaatttttatgtttttgttgtaatgttttcttttatttcactaATCATATCCAAAGTGTATCCTTTGGTTCTGAAAACTAAGCAAAAATGTTCTGGAGCGGGACAAGATTCACAAAAAAGTTCTATTAAAAATGGGACAAGCCaactttttcttattctttattttaattttactgaCATCAGCTAAAAGCTCAAGTATATctttatacagtgcttaacacatttattagaccaccctaagcctaaccaaagtaaggtttatgccacagctgccctaaattaacagcattggtaattaccaaaatcattttttatgtttctgcaatggttaatacaccaatatgcagAAGCTCttaaacccaaatgatatttctaatgctaaaatgtaactattattgttatccatgaattttcatatttactgatttacaaaaaaacagaaaaaatagtaaagcacattaatatttcttgattaatatgtcaagttatagttatttacttgcattcctgaacagaaaaatgagttttagtggttgagtgttatgcttgattcctgttgacttctcagagaagcccagtgagccagctcaaagttgggtgaattcagtttgaaatccctcattcctgttcaaaatggtaaaatgtggagagctcactgaaaattaaagagtccgcattaaagcacttcatgatgctggatggtctctgagacaaatatgacaggtggtctaataaatttgttaagcactgtatgtttaaataaaatgttgttttatttagtgTATTAGTTATTTTGTAGTCTGTTTCTagggtttgtgtttgtttttatttcatgttttgagaCAAAAAGAATCTAGAGCTTTTAACATGTCaacaaataaaattgaaatttacaggcagtgaataataataataatggagAGCTGTTTTAATGGAGTAGATTTAATAATAATACCAGTACTAATATGTTTAAGTTCAAACGTATAACATGTACATGTCACTCGATCCTTAAATTGACTTTGTGTCATTgttattttgtgttgtgttttgcaCAGGTGTAAACACCCCCATCCCCCACTGTCTGACGGAAGGTGAGTCGTCGTCATGGTTACTGTATCTAATGTATCAGCATCACAAAACTGGTCGGTCCAGATACCACATCAGTCAGTCACACACACAAGCatggaagtttcttcttctgcaTCTCTGAAAAACTTTCTATACCTGTTAGAACAAGAACCAGACGCTCTTATTGTTCCTTTCGGCaaccttttttaacttttacactGAAGAGTTTCTCATAAATCGACTTAAAACTATGAGGCTGAATGGCGACAGTCAGTATAAAATATTATGTAAAGTTGACATGCATTCAGAATAACCATCTTAATCTGTAACGAGAGAGAGGATGATAATATACGACCCAAGATGATtcaatatatgatatgatacaactATATACCAGTTAATTTTGATACAGTACAGTAAAATCCTTTAAGATATAAATATGACATGACACAACACAATAAATGTGGTGCAATCAGATCCATATGATGCGACTCATTACaacatgataaaaacatgatataGAATATGAAACActaaaatataagacaaaacAATTTGATGTCATTCAACCAAATAATATTTCATAACATGCAATATGAAAACAATCTGACACAAACATTATAAAACCTTCTAGCATATGATACAGTATTTCTCCATACAGTATGATATGCAATGATGTGATTCAGTGTGATGTGAAACAACCAATGACAGAATCTACGGTACGATGTGAGAAAATATCATGTGAAAAGATTCAAGACATCACCAAATGGTATGTTAGAAAACAGCCccaagataagataagaaacAATATcaatgatacaatatgatacgaaaTGTTACGTTATCATTAGGACACAAAAACGatacagcagtgttaatttcatcaactaaaactatgactaataTTCATCgatagccttttttccatgacaaaaactagactaagactaacaaaaatagatctgtgatgactaaaactgacaaaaactaagtttagttttcgtcaagatgactaattTCGACTAAAATGTTacgtagttttcgtcggactttcaaaatttgtgatatttctccactgtgggtaaatctgtcaaaatacaatgcagctgtatctcttctgcctctcagctgtagaaagcagggaccccaggtttggcagggtgcatagaacacactaccatgacaatggtactcaagtaaaagcactggtctataaatctattcaaataaagtaaaaagttatttaaaattcactcaaagtactgagtagctacttttgatacccaa
Above is a genomic segment from Cheilinus undulatus linkage group 19, ASM1832078v1, whole genome shotgun sequence containing:
- the LOC121527709 gene encoding coagulation factor XIII A chain-like, which translates into the protein MSQQARESNTYRGRYNSPVPTSNLTNDEEDCPEFESFEEVSEEERDKDGLKPRGYAPVGAPISVVQVDMCQQINKPNHYTVPYDITNLVVRRGQEFVMRVTFSRPLTQGDDFQVEFLIGANPSPSKGTLVIVCFGSRRGGLWTGRILEMQGQSVLLGITPTPDAIVGKFRTYVAVVTGNGLQRTRRDARTDMYLLFNAWCPGDACFLPDEAERREYVLNDTGLIFQGAVGAVSTRNWMYGQFERGILDACIYILDASRMPIYNRGNVIQLVRMGSAMLNSQDDNGVLVGNWSDDYSMGRPPTAWTGSVQILLQYVNTGVPVCFAQCWVFAGVFNTLLRCLGIPARVITNFSSAHDNTGNLKTDLIFNPDNTPNRRATRDSIWNYHCWNEVFIHRYDLPPGLSGWQVVDATPQETSDGHYRCGPSSVAAIKEGVLGHPFDSGFVFAEVNSDVVCYKRDRYGAETVTRVLKTHVGQMILTKAVGGWSAVDVTHTYKYPEGSLEDSRTMERAEQYGLAMDHSELAEPQITMSISCEPVKLSEDVDLAVDFRNEGDFPQTVKAHLAASVTFYTGVTASHFKDHKFTVTVPAHQTERVNLKVTAQEYLPHLGNQSCLQFIVTGQADDQSLTAIKVVELQATNLTVMVSGHLEVQQEMFVTVSFTNPYSFALLNASLSMEGPGLMSYRTRHYDTIEPQASITWKESFIPRLDGPRRLVVVMVCDNLHQVWGEADVEIAPMKVTGPQG